In Raphanus sativus cultivar WK10039 chromosome 5, ASM80110v3, whole genome shotgun sequence, the following proteins share a genomic window:
- the LOC108856725 gene encoding root phototropism protein 3 isoform X2 encodes MWESESDSGVVGGGGGREYGNGVLSSNKHGGVKTDGFELRGQSWFVATDIPSDLLVKIGDMNFHLHKYPLLSRSGKMNRLIYESRDPEPTILILDDLPGGPEAFELASKFCYGVPVDLTATNISGLRCAAEYLEMTEDLEEGNLIFKTEAFLSYVVLSSWRDSILVLKSCEKLSPWAENLQIVRRCSESIAWKACSNPKGIKWAYTGKSPSPSTTTASNFASSSPKWKEPKDSGFYSSPSRNNNNNNQPVPPDWWFEDVSILRIDHFVRVITAIKVKGMRFELLGASITHYAGKWLPGLIKEGSPDEMSVSHGSNSSGGSSSGPDWRGGLHMVLSGKPNGHHQDSSSAPYLAGHGISPKDQRMIVESLISIIPPQKDSVTCTFLLRLLRAANMLRVAPALITELEKRVGMQFEQATLQDLLIPSYSSKGETTMYDVDLVQRLLEHFLVQEQTEGSSPSRMSPYADAGIPRANSISGGGGNSNQNAKMRVARLVDSYLTEVARDRNLPLTKFQVLAEALPESARSCDDGLYRAIDSYLKAHPTLSEHERKRLCRVMDCQKLSMDACMHAAQNERLPLRVVVQVLFSEQVKISNALANTSLKESTTLGEAMGTTYQPMIPNRKTLIDATPQSFQARWAAAKKDINTLKFELETVKTKYVELQNEMEVMQRQFEKTGKVKNTSSSAWSSGWKKLSKLTKMSGPESHDMVGGEQAGVDHQPTRKPRRWRNSIS; translated from the exons GTTTGTTGCTACGGATATCCCCAGCGATCTCCTGGTTAAAATAGGCGACATGAACTTTCACCTGCACAAG TATCCGTTGCTGTCACGCAGCGGGAAGATGAACAGATTGATCTACGAGTCACGAGACCCTGAGCCGACCATACTGATTCTTGATGACTTACCTGGAGGACCAGAAGCGTTTGAGCTAGCTTCAAAGTTCTGCTACGGAGTTCCCGTGGATCTCACGGCAACTAACATATCAGGTCTGCGTTGCGCAGCTGAGTATCTCGAGATGACAGAGGATCTTGAGGAAGGGAACCTAATATTCAAGACAGAGGCCTTTCTCAGCTACGTGGTTCTGTCTTCATGGAGAGACTCGATCTTGGTGCTAAAGAGCTGTGAGAAGCTCTCGCCTTGGGCTGAGAATCTTCAGATTGTGAGGAGATGTAGTGAATCTATCGCTTGGAAAGCTTGTAGTAATCCAAAAGGGATTAAATGGGCTTACACAGGGAAGTCACCATCTCCATCAACTACTACTGCTAGTAACTTCGCGAGTTCTAGTCCTAAATGGAAAGAGCCAAAGGACTCAGGTTTCTATTCTAGCCCGAGtaggaacaacaacaacaacaaccagcCTGTTCCTCCGGATTGGTGGTTCGAAGATGTATCTATCTTGAGAATCGATCATTTCGTTCGTGTCATCACTGCAATCAAG GTGAAAGGTATGAGATTTGAACTTCTCGGAGCATCAATAACTCATTACGCCGGAAAATGGCTTCCTGGTCTGATCAAAGAAGGATCTCCCGACGAAATGAGCGTGAGCCACGGAAGCAACAGCAGCGGAGGAAGCTCATCAGGTCCCGACTGGAGAGGCGGGCTCCACATGGTCCTCTCCGGAAAACCAAACGGACATCATCAAGACTCCTCCTCCGCCCCTTACCTTGCGGGACACGGAATCAGCCCTAAAGACCAGCGAATGATCGTTGAGTCCCTAATCAGCATCATCCCACCGCAGAAAGACTCCGTCACCTGCACCTTCCTCCTCCGTCTCCTCAGAGCAGCCAACATGCTCAGAGTGGCCCCGGCCCTGATCACGGAGCTTGAGAAACGCGTCGGGATGCAGTTCGAGCAGGCGACTCTGCAGGATCTTCTGATCCCGAGTTACAGCAGCAAAGGAGAGACGACGATGTACGACGTCGATCTTGTTCAGAGGTTGTTGGAGCATTTTCTCGTTCAAGAGCAGACGGAAGGGTCGAGTCCGAGTAGAATGTCGCCGTACGCCGACGCCGGAATCCCGAGAGCGAATAGCAtcagtggtggtggtggtaacaGTAATCAGAACGCGAAGATGAGAGTCGCGAGGCTTGTGGATAGTTATCTTACTGAAGTTGCTAGAGACAGGAACTTGCCGTTGACGAAGTTTCAGGTTTTGGCTGAGGCGTTGCCTGAATCTGCGAGGAGTTGTGACGATGGGCTATACAGAGCAATTGATTCATATCTTAAG GCGCATCCGACATTGTCGGAACACGAGAGGAAGCGGTTATGCAGAGTGATGGACTGCCAAAAGCTATCAATGGATGCGTGCATGCACGCGGCTCAGAACGAGAGATTACCACTGCGAGTTGTGGTTCAAGTCCTCTTCTCGGAGCAAGTAAAGATCAGTAACGCCTTAGCCAACACATCACTCAAGGAGTCAACTACGTTAGGAGAAGCAATGGGTACTACTTATCAACCAATGATCCCAAACCGTAAGACATTGATCGATGCTACACCACAATCTTTTCAGGCAA GGTGGGCTGCGGCTAAGAAGGATATTAACACGTTGAAGTTCGAGTTAGAGACTGTAAAGACAAAGTATGTTGAGCTTCAAAATGAGATGGAAGTGATGCAAAGACAGTTTGAGAAAACAGGGAAAGTGAAGAACACTTCGTCTTCAGCTTGGAGCAGTGGTTGGAAGAAGCTAAGTAAGTTGACTAAGATGAGTGGACCAGAGAGTCACGATATGGTCGGAGGAGAACAAGCTGGTGTTGATCATCAACCCACGAGGAAACCAAGACGATGGAGGAACTCAATTTCTTGA
- the LOC108862962 gene encoding transcription factor SAC51: MPLDTRPLACFENIAAPSLPLPELGKLFAAERHAPRLQPPPLQSLLWSNDDKRFSLSDMRSWCAAAAAAATPHGALESPHKGLMIFDQSGNQTRLLRCPFPLGFPSPPAAEPVKLSELLQRGLREDHVAFEEFDEKCVNGKESEMHEDTEEINALLYSDDDYDDCESDDEVMSTGHSPYQVCNKRASEEIDNSPCKRQKLLDKVGNISGSSSSSLVGSKDEKLPESNISTKEETGSGLSNEQSRKDKIRTALKILESIVPGAKGNEALLLLDEAIDYLKLLKRDLISTEIKNHC; encoded by the coding sequence ATGCCTCTTGATACCAGGCCTCTAGCTTGCTTTGAAAATATAGCAGCTCCTTCTCTCCCTCTCCCTGAGCTGGGGAAACTATTTGCAGCTGAGCGTCATGCTCCCCGTTTGCAGCCACCGCCACTCCAGTCTCTTCTGTGGAGTAATGATGATAAACGGTTCTCCCTGTCTGACATGAGATCTTGGTGCGCTgccgctgctgctgctgctactcCACATGGAGCATTGGAGTCTCCTCATAAAGGACTTATGATATTCGATCAGTCAGGAAACCAGACTCGTCTACTACGATGCCCATTTCCCTTAGGGTTTCCATCTCCTCCGGCTGCAGAACCAGTGAAACTCTCTGAGTTATTACAGCGCGGTCTCAGGGAAGATCATGTTGCTtttgaggagtttgatgagaAGTGTGTAAATGGAAAAGAGTCGGAAATGCATGAAGACACTGAGGAGATCAATGCATTGCTCTATTCAGATGATGATTATGATGATTGCGAGAGTGATGATGAAGTAATGAGCACTGGTCACTCTCCTTATCAAGTTTGCAACAAAAGGGCGTCGGAAGAAATAGATAATAGTCCTTGTAAAAGGCAGAAGCTACTGGATAAGGTAGGAAACATCAGtggctcatcatcatcatcacttgtGGGCAGCAAGGATGAAAAGCTCCCTGAATCAAACATCTCGACCAAAGAAGAGACTGGTTCGGGTCTGAGCAACGAGCAGTCGAGAAAAGACAAGATCCGCACAGCTCTCAAGATACTCGAGAGCATAGTTCCAGGTGCAAAAGGAAACGAAGCTCTCTTACTTCTAGACGAAGCCATTGATTACCTAAAGTTGCTGAAACGGGACTTAATCTCAACAGAGATTAAGAACCATTGCTAA
- the LOC108856725 gene encoding root phototropism protein 3 isoform X3: MWESESDSGVVGGGGGREYGNGVLSSNKHGGVKTDGFELRGQSWFVATDIPSDLLVKIGDMNFHLHKYPLLSRSGKMNRLIYESRDPEPTILILDDLPGGPEAFELASKFCYGVPVDLTATNISGLRCAAEYLEMTEDLEEGNLIFKTEAFLSYVVLSSWRDSILVLKSCEKLSPWAENLQIVRRCSESIAWKACSNPKGIKWAYTGKSPSPSTTTASNFASSSPKWKEPKDSGFYSSPSRNNNNNNQPVPPDWWFEDVSILRIDHFVRVITAIKVKGMRFELLGASITHYAGKWLPGLIKEGSPDEMSVSHGSNSSGGSSSGPDWRGGLHMVLSGKPNGHHQDSSSAPYLAGHGISPKDQRMIVESLISIIPPQKDSVTCTFLLRLLRAANMLRVAPALITELEKRVGMQFEQATLQDLLIPSYSSKGETTMYDVDLVQRLLEHFLVQEQTEGSSPSRMSPYADAGIPRANSISGGGGNSNQNAKMRVARLVDSYLTEVARDRNLPLTKFQVLAEALPESARSCDDGLYRAIDSYLKAHPTLSEHERKRLCRVMDCQKLSMDACMHAAQNERLPLRVVVQVLFSEQVKISNALANTSLKESTTLGEAMGTTYQPMIPNRKTLIDATPQSFQARRVGCG, from the exons GTTTGTTGCTACGGATATCCCCAGCGATCTCCTGGTTAAAATAGGCGACATGAACTTTCACCTGCACAAG TATCCGTTGCTGTCACGCAGCGGGAAGATGAACAGATTGATCTACGAGTCACGAGACCCTGAGCCGACCATACTGATTCTTGATGACTTACCTGGAGGACCAGAAGCGTTTGAGCTAGCTTCAAAGTTCTGCTACGGAGTTCCCGTGGATCTCACGGCAACTAACATATCAGGTCTGCGTTGCGCAGCTGAGTATCTCGAGATGACAGAGGATCTTGAGGAAGGGAACCTAATATTCAAGACAGAGGCCTTTCTCAGCTACGTGGTTCTGTCTTCATGGAGAGACTCGATCTTGGTGCTAAAGAGCTGTGAGAAGCTCTCGCCTTGGGCTGAGAATCTTCAGATTGTGAGGAGATGTAGTGAATCTATCGCTTGGAAAGCTTGTAGTAATCCAAAAGGGATTAAATGGGCTTACACAGGGAAGTCACCATCTCCATCAACTACTACTGCTAGTAACTTCGCGAGTTCTAGTCCTAAATGGAAAGAGCCAAAGGACTCAGGTTTCTATTCTAGCCCGAGtaggaacaacaacaacaacaaccagcCTGTTCCTCCGGATTGGTGGTTCGAAGATGTATCTATCTTGAGAATCGATCATTTCGTTCGTGTCATCACTGCAATCAAG GTGAAAGGTATGAGATTTGAACTTCTCGGAGCATCAATAACTCATTACGCCGGAAAATGGCTTCCTGGTCTGATCAAAGAAGGATCTCCCGACGAAATGAGCGTGAGCCACGGAAGCAACAGCAGCGGAGGAAGCTCATCAGGTCCCGACTGGAGAGGCGGGCTCCACATGGTCCTCTCCGGAAAACCAAACGGACATCATCAAGACTCCTCCTCCGCCCCTTACCTTGCGGGACACGGAATCAGCCCTAAAGACCAGCGAATGATCGTTGAGTCCCTAATCAGCATCATCCCACCGCAGAAAGACTCCGTCACCTGCACCTTCCTCCTCCGTCTCCTCAGAGCAGCCAACATGCTCAGAGTGGCCCCGGCCCTGATCACGGAGCTTGAGAAACGCGTCGGGATGCAGTTCGAGCAGGCGACTCTGCAGGATCTTCTGATCCCGAGTTACAGCAGCAAAGGAGAGACGACGATGTACGACGTCGATCTTGTTCAGAGGTTGTTGGAGCATTTTCTCGTTCAAGAGCAGACGGAAGGGTCGAGTCCGAGTAGAATGTCGCCGTACGCCGACGCCGGAATCCCGAGAGCGAATAGCAtcagtggtggtggtggtaacaGTAATCAGAACGCGAAGATGAGAGTCGCGAGGCTTGTGGATAGTTATCTTACTGAAGTTGCTAGAGACAGGAACTTGCCGTTGACGAAGTTTCAGGTTTTGGCTGAGGCGTTGCCTGAATCTGCGAGGAGTTGTGACGATGGGCTATACAGAGCAATTGATTCATATCTTAAG GCGCATCCGACATTGTCGGAACACGAGAGGAAGCGGTTATGCAGAGTGATGGACTGCCAAAAGCTATCAATGGATGCGTGCATGCACGCGGCTCAGAACGAGAGATTACCACTGCGAGTTGTGGTTCAAGTCCTCTTCTCGGAGCAAGTAAAGATCAGTAACGCCTTAGCCAACACATCACTCAAGGAGTCAACTACGTTAGGAGAAGCAATGGGTACTACTTATCAACCAATGATCCCAAACCGTAAGACATTGATCGATGCTACACCACAATCTTTTCAGGCAA GAAGGGTGGGCTGCGGCTAA
- the LOC108856725 gene encoding root phototropism protein 3 isoform X1, whose translation MWESESDSGVVGGGGGREYGNGVLSSNKHGGVKTDGFELRGQSWFVATDIPSDLLVKIGDMNFHLHKYPLLSRSGKMNRLIYESRDPEPTILILDDLPGGPEAFELASKFCYGVPVDLTATNISGLRCAAEYLEMTEDLEEGNLIFKTEAFLSYVVLSSWRDSILVLKSCEKLSPWAENLQIVRRCSESIAWKACSNPKGIKWAYTGKSPSPSTTTASNFASSSPKWKEPKDSGFYSSPSRNNNNNNQPVPPDWWFEDVSILRIDHFVRVITAIKVKGMRFELLGASITHYAGKWLPGLIKEGSPDEMSVSHGSNSSGGSSSGPDWRGGLHMVLSGKPNGHHQDSSSAPYLAGHGISPKDQRMIVESLISIIPPQKDSVTCTFLLRLLRAANMLRVAPALITELEKRVGMQFEQATLQDLLIPSYSSKGETTMYDVDLVQRLLEHFLVQEQTEGSSPSRMSPYADAGIPRANSISGGGGNSNQNAKMRVARLVDSYLTEVARDRNLPLTKFQVLAEALPESARSCDDGLYRAIDSYLKAHPTLSEHERKRLCRVMDCQKLSMDACMHAAQNERLPLRVVVQVLFSEQVKISNALANTSLKESTTLGEAMGTTYQPMIPNRKTLIDATPQSFQEGWAAAKKDINTLKFELETVKTKYVELQNEMEVMQRQFEKTGKVKNTSSSAWSSGWKKLSKLTKMSGPESHDMVGGEQAGVDHQPTRKPRRWRNSIS comes from the exons GTTTGTTGCTACGGATATCCCCAGCGATCTCCTGGTTAAAATAGGCGACATGAACTTTCACCTGCACAAG TATCCGTTGCTGTCACGCAGCGGGAAGATGAACAGATTGATCTACGAGTCACGAGACCCTGAGCCGACCATACTGATTCTTGATGACTTACCTGGAGGACCAGAAGCGTTTGAGCTAGCTTCAAAGTTCTGCTACGGAGTTCCCGTGGATCTCACGGCAACTAACATATCAGGTCTGCGTTGCGCAGCTGAGTATCTCGAGATGACAGAGGATCTTGAGGAAGGGAACCTAATATTCAAGACAGAGGCCTTTCTCAGCTACGTGGTTCTGTCTTCATGGAGAGACTCGATCTTGGTGCTAAAGAGCTGTGAGAAGCTCTCGCCTTGGGCTGAGAATCTTCAGATTGTGAGGAGATGTAGTGAATCTATCGCTTGGAAAGCTTGTAGTAATCCAAAAGGGATTAAATGGGCTTACACAGGGAAGTCACCATCTCCATCAACTACTACTGCTAGTAACTTCGCGAGTTCTAGTCCTAAATGGAAAGAGCCAAAGGACTCAGGTTTCTATTCTAGCCCGAGtaggaacaacaacaacaacaaccagcCTGTTCCTCCGGATTGGTGGTTCGAAGATGTATCTATCTTGAGAATCGATCATTTCGTTCGTGTCATCACTGCAATCAAG GTGAAAGGTATGAGATTTGAACTTCTCGGAGCATCAATAACTCATTACGCCGGAAAATGGCTTCCTGGTCTGATCAAAGAAGGATCTCCCGACGAAATGAGCGTGAGCCACGGAAGCAACAGCAGCGGAGGAAGCTCATCAGGTCCCGACTGGAGAGGCGGGCTCCACATGGTCCTCTCCGGAAAACCAAACGGACATCATCAAGACTCCTCCTCCGCCCCTTACCTTGCGGGACACGGAATCAGCCCTAAAGACCAGCGAATGATCGTTGAGTCCCTAATCAGCATCATCCCACCGCAGAAAGACTCCGTCACCTGCACCTTCCTCCTCCGTCTCCTCAGAGCAGCCAACATGCTCAGAGTGGCCCCGGCCCTGATCACGGAGCTTGAGAAACGCGTCGGGATGCAGTTCGAGCAGGCGACTCTGCAGGATCTTCTGATCCCGAGTTACAGCAGCAAAGGAGAGACGACGATGTACGACGTCGATCTTGTTCAGAGGTTGTTGGAGCATTTTCTCGTTCAAGAGCAGACGGAAGGGTCGAGTCCGAGTAGAATGTCGCCGTACGCCGACGCCGGAATCCCGAGAGCGAATAGCAtcagtggtggtggtggtaacaGTAATCAGAACGCGAAGATGAGAGTCGCGAGGCTTGTGGATAGTTATCTTACTGAAGTTGCTAGAGACAGGAACTTGCCGTTGACGAAGTTTCAGGTTTTGGCTGAGGCGTTGCCTGAATCTGCGAGGAGTTGTGACGATGGGCTATACAGAGCAATTGATTCATATCTTAAG GCGCATCCGACATTGTCGGAACACGAGAGGAAGCGGTTATGCAGAGTGATGGACTGCCAAAAGCTATCAATGGATGCGTGCATGCACGCGGCTCAGAACGAGAGATTACCACTGCGAGTTGTGGTTCAAGTCCTCTTCTCGGAGCAAGTAAAGATCAGTAACGCCTTAGCCAACACATCACTCAAGGAGTCAACTACGTTAGGAGAAGCAATGGGTACTACTTATCAACCAATGATCCCAAACCGTAAGACATTGATCGATGCTACACCACAATCTTTTCAG GAAGGGTGGGCTGCGGCTAAGAAGGATATTAACACGTTGAAGTTCGAGTTAGAGACTGTAAAGACAAAGTATGTTGAGCTTCAAAATGAGATGGAAGTGATGCAAAGACAGTTTGAGAAAACAGGGAAAGTGAAGAACACTTCGTCTTCAGCTTGGAGCAGTGGTTGGAAGAAGCTAAGTAAGTTGACTAAGATGAGTGGACCAGAGAGTCACGATATGGTCGGAGGAGAACAAGCTGGTGTTGATCATCAACCCACGAGGAAACCAAGACGATGGAGGAACTCAATTTCTTGA